A stretch of the Microtus ochrogaster isolate Prairie Vole_2 linkage group LG2, MicOch1.0, whole genome shotgun sequence genome encodes the following:
- the Pou3f3 gene encoding POU domain, class 3, transcription factor 3: AAAAAAAAAHLPSMAGGQQPPPQSLLYSQPGGFTVNGMLSAPPGPGGGGGGAGGGAQSLVHPGLVRGDTPELAEHHHHHHHHAHPHPPHPHHAQGPPHHGGGGAGPGLNSHDPHSDEDTPTSDDLEQFAKQFKQRRIKLGFTQADVGLALGTLYGNVFSQTTICRFEALQLSFKNMCKLKPLLNKWLEEADSSTGSPTSIDKIAAQGRKRKKRTSIEVSVKGALESHFLKCPKPSAQEITNLADSLQLEKEVVRVWFCNRRQKEKRMTPPGIQQQTPDDVYSQVGTVSADTPPPHHGLQTSVQ; this comes from the coding sequence GCCGccgcggcagcagcagcagccgctcACCTCCCGTCCATGGCGGGCGGCCAGCAGCCGCCGCCGCAGAGTCTACTCTACTCCCAGCCCGGTGGCTTCACGGTGAACGGCATGCTGAGCGCGCCCCCGGGtcccggcggcggcggcggaggcgcGGGTGGTGGAGCCCAGAGTCTGGTTCACCCGGGGCTTGTGCGCGGGGACACGCCCGAGCTGGCGgagcatcaccaccatcatcaccaccacgcTCACCCGCACCCGCCGCATCCTCACCACGCGCAGGGACCCCCGCATcacggcggcggcggcgcggggCCGGGACTCAACAGCCACGACCCGCACTCGGACGAGGACACGCCGACGTCTGACGACCTGGAGCAGTTCGCCAAGCAGTTCAAGCAGCGGCGCATCAAGCTGGGCTTCACCCAGGCCGACGTGGGGCTGGCTCTGGGCACGCTCTACGGCAACGTGTTCTCACAGACCACCATCTGCCGCTTCGAGGCCCTGCAGCTCAGTTTCAAGAACATGTGCAAGCTCAAGCCACTGCTGAACAAGTGGCTGGAGGAGGCGGACTCGAGCACCGGCAGCCCCACGAGCATCGACAAGATCGCGGCCCAGGGCCGCAAGCGCAAGAAGCGGACCTCTATCGAGGTGAGCGTCAAAGGCGCTCTCGAGAGCCACTTCCTCAAGTGCCCTAAACCCTCGGCACAGGAAATCACTAACCTGGCCGATAGCCTGCAACTGGAAAAGGAGGTCGTGCGGGTCTGGTTCTGCAACCGGCGCCAAAAAGAGAAACGCATGACGCCCCCGGGCATCCAGCAGCAGACACCGGACGATGTCTACTCGCAGGTGGGTACCGTGAGCGCTGATACACCGCCACCGCACCACGGGCTGCAGACCAGCGTGCAGTGA